From one Humulus lupulus chromosome 8, drHumLupu1.1, whole genome shotgun sequence genomic stretch:
- the LOC133796313 gene encoding probable transcription factor At1g61730, with the protein MKSFYVDEKTYCDDFDEYYSKYYESDSETDIGSDSTYNIGPEKATANSSGSKRSRNSKRSEESNSKNKKKKNNNRRWSDEDEITLLQGFIDYSKQENNSIDIGGFFLFIRKSFITSIPGLTKKQLSDKLRRLKKKFKDNQPNYHLQPPATHHDRKVFDLSNIIWGRDDKKDMAMNDSDQGKVDDDDDDGVVVSDDYDVVILLPESLDDYLCDHGVRLDWLEDEDVKKLEKSWKKVKEYEHKYVIRKSTLDITMNRLKLQLTKLVDD; encoded by the coding sequence ATGAAATCTTTTTATGTTGATGAAAAGACATATTGTGATGATTTTGATGAATACTACTCTAAATATTATGAGTCTGATTCAGAAACGGACATAGGCTCAGATTCAACTTACAACATCGGTCCAGAAAAGGCTACGGCGAATTCGAGTGGGAGCAAGCGCAGTCGGAATAGTAAGAGATCCGAAGAAAGTAATAgcaagaataagaagaagaagaacaataataGAAGATGGAGCGATGAGGATGAAATAACCCTCTTACAAGGCTTCATTGACTACTCCAAACAAGAAAATAACAGCATTGATATTGGTGGCTTCTTCCTTTTCATTCGAAAATCTTTCATCACCTCTATTCCAGGCCTGACCAAGAAGCAGTTGAGTGACAAGCTTCGTCGTCTCAAGAAAAAATTCAAAGACAACCAACCCAATTATCATCTTCAACCTCCTGCCACTCATCATGATCGCAAGGTGTTTGATCTCTCCAACATTATTTGGGGTCGTGATGACAAAAAAGATATGGCGATGAACGACTCGGATCAAGGCAAAGTtgacgatgatgatgacgatGGAGTAGTAGTCTCTGATGATTATGACGTTGTTATTCTATTGCCAGAATCACTCGACGATTATCTTTGTGACCATGGCGTGCGTTTAGATTGGCTTGAAGACGAGGATGTCAAGAAATTGGAGAAAAGTTGGAAAAAGGTTAAGGAGTATGAGCACAAATATGTTATCAGAAAATCAACTTTGGATATTACCATGAATCGTTTGAAACTTCAACTAACTAAACTAGTTGATGATTag